In a genomic window of Sutcliffiella sp. FSL R7-0096:
- a CDS encoding MDR family MFS transporter — MGTATLERQVLEQASPNKTKRPFVLAAIMLAMFMAAIEATIVSTAMPAIAADLGGFSLYSWVFSSYLLMNAVTVLIYGKLSDLFGRKPILTFGIIVFLIGSLLCGMASSIEMLIVFRFIQGFGAGAVMPIASTIVGDMYTKEERAKIQGYLSSVWGISAILGPAIGGLLVQFVSWRFVFWVNIPLGILAIVGLYLFLHEGVEKKKHSIDYAGAGLLFLSVSSFMLVMVEGGVRWAWTSGPVLSLIALSAVTITLFVFQERRAKDPMMPFDIWQERSILIANTTSMTTGVMLIGISSFLPAFVQGVMERPPIVAGFTLTTMSIGWPIAAMIAGRLLLKIGFRTTSIIGGIALIMGSIIFMTLSPDDGPVWAAFGSFMIGIGMGFSTTAFIVSIQSNVPWQKRGVATASNMFMRTLGSTIGAALLGGILNSRIQEHLRENGAVEQFSLDSTTLLLNEEQRNQLSDSMKVLLQDGLTSALHTVYLVVAGFAVISFLLILLLPKKE, encoded by the coding sequence ATGGGAACAGCAACATTAGAGAGACAAGTATTGGAACAAGCCTCTCCTAACAAAACAAAGAGGCCTTTTGTATTGGCAGCAATCATGCTCGCTATGTTCATGGCTGCCATTGAGGCTACCATCGTTTCTACAGCAATGCCTGCCATTGCAGCTGATTTAGGAGGTTTCTCATTATACAGCTGGGTATTCTCGTCCTATCTATTGATGAATGCTGTAACAGTTTTGATATATGGCAAGCTCTCCGATTTATTTGGAAGGAAGCCGATCCTTACTTTCGGTATCATCGTATTTTTAATTGGTTCACTATTATGCGGAATGGCGTCATCCATCGAGATGCTGATCGTCTTTCGGTTTATTCAAGGATTTGGTGCAGGGGCTGTCATGCCGATTGCCTCCACCATTGTCGGGGACATGTACACAAAGGAAGAAAGAGCAAAAATACAAGGGTATCTATCCAGCGTATGGGGGATCTCGGCGATACTTGGCCCTGCAATAGGGGGATTGCTGGTTCAATTTGTCAGCTGGAGATTTGTATTCTGGGTCAACATCCCACTTGGAATACTGGCAATCGTAGGATTATACTTATTTCTTCATGAGGGAGTGGAAAAGAAAAAGCACTCCATTGATTATGCAGGTGCGGGATTGTTGTTTCTGTCTGTGAGCTCATTTATGCTCGTGATGGTGGAAGGTGGGGTAAGATGGGCATGGACATCAGGCCCTGTCCTATCTCTTATCGCCCTATCTGCCGTGACCATCACCTTGTTTGTATTTCAGGAAAGAAGAGCGAAGGATCCGATGATGCCGTTTGATATTTGGCAGGAACGGTCCATCCTAATTGCCAATACAACCTCTATGACGACAGGAGTCATGCTGATAGGGATTTCAAGCTTTCTTCCAGCTTTTGTACAAGGTGTAATGGAAAGGCCGCCGATTGTTGCAGGCTTTACACTTACAACCATGTCCATCGGTTGGCCGATTGCCGCGATGATAGCGGGCAGGCTTTTATTGAAAATAGGCTTCAGGACCACGTCCATAATTGGAGGAATAGCTTTGATTATGGGAAGCATCATATTTATGACACTCAGCCCTGATGATGGGCCTGTGTGGGCGGCATTCGGTTCCTTTATGATTGGAATAGGAATGGGCTTTTCCACAACGGCATTTATCGTTTCCATCCAAAGTAATGTTCCATGGCAGAAGCGTGGGGTGGCAACCGCTTCGAATATGTTTATGAGAACACTAGGAAGTACGATTGGTGCTGCATTACTTGGGGGAATATTAAATTCGCGCATTCAGGAGCATTTGCGAGAGAATGGGGCGGTAGAACAATTTTCTCTTGATTCTACGACTCTGTTGTTAAACGAAGAACAACGAAATCAATTATCTGACTCCATGAAGGTCCTGCTGCAGGACGGGCTGACTTCAGCGCTGCATACGGTATATTTGGTTGTTGCAGGGTTTGCTGTCATAAGCTTTTTGTTGATTTTACTCCTGCCTAAAAAAGAATAA
- a CDS encoding sulfite exporter TauE/SafE family protein, giving the protein METPFYIFIVIGFIATFIGTFGGGGGLINLPSMLLLGVPIHTAIAANKFSNTFSSFSSFYTIWKRKEVNVKLGLSIVPYTIIGGIMGALLASFLTEEILLRVALVLMFLATSLNILKSRLTPQKNDDSPPKLFYPTYIGIGAFDGLFGPGQATLLMHSFLNAGYSFLTSIGLTRLQTFSSCFVSFIVYFSMGHFDWRVGLALGTGSLLGAQTAVRLADRVSFLPWKKILSGFSVFLLGYLIVRILII; this is encoded by the coding sequence ATGGAAACGCCTTTTTATATTTTTATTGTAATTGGTTTTATTGCAACATTCATCGGTACATTCGGAGGAGGTGGCGGCCTAATCAACCTGCCATCCATGTTGCTGCTTGGAGTTCCAATCCATACCGCTATTGCTGCAAACAAATTTTCCAACACATTCAGTTCATTCTCCAGCTTCTATACAATTTGGAAAAGAAAAGAAGTTAATGTCAAGCTCGGTTTATCAATTGTACCTTATACTATTATTGGTGGAATAATGGGTGCTTTGCTTGCATCCTTTTTGACGGAGGAAATCCTTCTAAGGGTTGCTTTGGTACTAATGTTTCTAGCCACATCCCTGAATATCTTAAAGTCACGCCTTACTCCTCAGAAAAATGACGATTCCCCGCCAAAACTCTTTTACCCCACCTATATTGGAATAGGTGCTTTTGACGGATTATTCGGTCCTGGGCAAGCCACACTGCTCATGCATTCCTTCTTAAATGCTGGATACTCTTTCCTTACTAGCATTGGGCTTACCAGACTACAAACCTTTTCAAGCTGTTTTGTTTCCTTTATCGTTTACTTTTCAATGGGACATTTTGATTGGAGGGTTGGTTTGGCTCTTGGCACCGGGTCTTTACTGGGGGCTCAGACAGCTGTTCGACTAGCGGACAGGGTCTCATTTCTTCCATGGAAAAAGATACTTAGTGGTTTCTCCGTTTTTCTTTTAGGATACTTGATTGTGAGAATACTAATCATCTAA
- a CDS encoding LysR family transcriptional regulator: protein MNTSEFQILAVLAKEKNMRKAAERLFVSQPALSQRLQSIEKTWNTKIFIRTQKGLLITPAGEKIVEFAEEVLAKNAKVREEITSLDKEVYGTLKIAVATIIGQYWLPKVLKRFIQKYPNAKVSLVTGWSSDIVKSLYEDEVHVGIIRGNPEWKGVKKHLLKDNLYLVDTEIEELSELEHTERPFIQFKSDSTYYQEIQVWWHKKFQAPPKRTIVVDQIETCKQMALNGIGYAILPSITLKDDYENIKKIPLEEDDVSNLHRDTWLIGYESAFNLKQVQAFMDIVTEYQIANNQE, encoded by the coding sequence ATGAATACATCAGAATTTCAGATCTTGGCCGTTCTAGCCAAAGAAAAGAACATGAGAAAAGCAGCGGAGCGCCTATTTGTCTCTCAACCTGCACTCTCTCAGAGATTACAATCTATTGAGAAGACCTGGAATACCAAAATCTTTATCAGGACACAAAAAGGGTTGCTGATTACACCTGCAGGGGAGAAGATTGTAGAGTTTGCTGAAGAGGTGTTGGCAAAGAATGCAAAAGTAAGGGAAGAAATAACATCCCTTGATAAAGAAGTGTATGGAACACTGAAGATTGCAGTTGCGACCATCATTGGCCAGTACTGGCTGCCAAAGGTTCTGAAAAGATTTATACAAAAATATCCAAATGCGAAAGTTTCCCTTGTAACAGGATGGAGTAGTGATATTGTAAAAAGTCTGTATGAAGATGAGGTGCATGTGGGGATTATTCGGGGAAATCCGGAATGGAAGGGTGTAAAAAAACATCTTCTTAAAGACAATTTATACCTGGTGGATACAGAGATTGAAGAGCTTTCAGAACTTGAGCATACAGAAAGGCCATTTATTCAGTTCAAAAGTGATTCCACCTACTATCAAGAGATCCAGGTTTGGTGGCACAAAAAGTTTCAAGCGCCGCCTAAACGGACAATAGTGGTGGATCAAATTGAAACATGTAAGCAAATGGCTCTTAACGGGATTGGTTATGCGATATTACCTTCCATAACGTTGAAGGATGATTATGAGAACATCAAAAAAATTCCCCTTGAAGAAGATGATGTCTCCAACCTTCACCGAGATACCTGGCTGATCGGATATGAGTCTGCATTTAACCTGAAGCAGGTGCAAGCATTCATGGATATCGTAACGGAATACCAAATAGCAAACAATCAAGAATAG
- a CDS encoding DUF368 domain-containing protein, with the protein MEWKNIYRGILMGICDVVPGVSGGTIAFILGIYDRLIEAISGFFSKDWAKHLKFLIPLGIGIVSALLLFSHILDYLLKTYPEPTHFLFLGLIIGVLPLLAKESDMRNTFTARHYIALIIPLVLVASMAFLQESTRPVIETLSLSSAISLFFAGWLASMSMLLPGISGSLVLLILGYYATAIAALKGLNLPIILVIGAGVAIGFIVSSKVIKYVLHHYPKMTFAAIIGLVMGSTAVVYQGFSSSMLVNVVCVLTFIAGVIIVQFIARTNERMVQKREV; encoded by the coding sequence ATGGAATGGAAGAATATTTATCGTGGTATTTTAATGGGAATCTGTGATGTAGTCCCTGGAGTGAGTGGTGGTACCATTGCTTTTATCCTTGGAATTTATGATCGGTTGATTGAGGCGATCAGTGGTTTTTTCAGTAAGGATTGGGCCAAACACCTTAAGTTCCTTATACCTTTAGGAATTGGGATTGTATCAGCACTGTTGCTTTTCAGTCATATCCTTGACTATTTATTGAAAACATACCCAGAACCTACTCATTTTTTATTTTTGGGATTGATCATTGGTGTATTGCCATTATTGGCAAAAGAGTCCGACATGAGGAATACCTTTACCGCAAGGCACTATATTGCATTAATAATTCCCCTTGTTTTGGTGGCATCCATGGCGTTTTTACAGGAATCCACCAGGCCTGTCATTGAAACATTGTCCCTCAGTTCTGCCATTAGTTTGTTTTTTGCTGGGTGGCTGGCAAGTATGAGTATGTTGCTTCCAGGGATAAGCGGATCACTTGTTCTATTGATTTTAGGATATTATGCGACAGCAATAGCTGCTTTGAAGGGGTTGAACTTGCCGATTATTCTTGTAATCGGTGCAGGGGTTGCCATCGGGTTTATCGTATCAAGTAAAGTTATTAAGTATGTACTTCACCATTATCCTAAGATGACCTTTGCTGCGATTATCGGGCTTGTGATGGGTTCCACTGCAGTGGTGTACCAAGGCTTTTCATCAAGTATGCTTGTGAATGTTGTTTGCGTACTGACCTTCATTGCAGGTGTTATCATTGTCCAATTCATTGCCAGAACGAATGAAAGAATGGTACAAAAAAGAGAAGTTTAA
- the dapD gene encoding 2,3,4,5-tetrahydropyridine-2,6-dicarboxylate N-acetyltransferase, translated as MKMMDANEIISFIQNSTKSTPVKVYVKGEVEGIDFGASSKTFLNGNSGVIFGEWADIEAALKANETKIEDFVVENDRRNSAIPLLDMKGVKARIEPGAIIRDQVEIGDNAVIMMGASINIGSVVGEGTMIDMNVVLGGRATVGKNCHIGAGSVLAGVIEPPSAKPVVIEDDVVIGANAVVLEGVTVGKGAVVAAGAIVIDDVAPYTVVAGTPAKKIKEIDEKTKSKTEIKQELRQL; from the coding sequence ATGAAAATGATGGACGCAAACGAGATTATTTCTTTTATTCAAAACAGTACTAAATCTACACCTGTAAAGGTTTATGTGAAAGGGGAGGTAGAAGGTATCGACTTTGGTGCTTCTTCCAAAACTTTCTTAAATGGCAATAGTGGAGTGATATTCGGTGAGTGGGCTGATATTGAAGCGGCACTGAAAGCAAACGAAACGAAGATTGAAGACTTTGTCGTGGAAAACGACCGTCGCAACTCTGCTATTCCTCTTTTGGACATGAAAGGGGTAAAAGCTCGTATCGAGCCTGGCGCAATCATTCGTGACCAAGTAGAAATCGGCGACAATGCTGTCATCATGATGGGAGCTTCTATCAATATCGGTTCCGTGGTTGGAGAAGGAACCATGATTGATATGAACGTAGTACTAGGAGGACGAGCTACAGTCGGCAAAAACTGCCACATTGGTGCAGGGTCTGTACTTGCTGGAGTAATCGAGCCGCCTTCCGCAAAACCGGTTGTCATTGAAGACGACGTGGTAATCGGAGCAAACGCAGTAGTACTTGAGGGTGTAACGGTTGGAAAAGGCGCAGTTGTAGCAGCAGGTGCCATTGTTATTGACGATGTGGCACCATACACGGTGGTTGCCGGAACACCTGCAAAGAAAATCAAAGAAATTGATGAAAAGACGAAATCCAAAACAGAAATTAAACAAGAACTTCGTCAACTTTAA
- a CDS encoding N-acetyldiaminopimelate deacetylase: protein MSNLINPFIQIRRDLHQIPEKGFQETKTQGYLLQYIQNLPQDHMEIKIWETGIFVRVKGTNSSKTIGYRADIDGLPINEETELSFHSLHEGMMHACGHDMHMSIALGILTHYSQHPPKDNLLFMFQPAEEGPGGALPMIQSDIFKAWKPDMIVALHIAPEYPVGTIATKPGLLFANTSELFIDLKGRGGHAAYPHQTNDMVVAACSLVTQLQTVIARNVDPLDSAVITVGKITGGTVQNIIAERARLEGTIRTLSVESMKKVKERIEALVHGVEVGFNCETSIDYGSMYHQVDNDHALTEEFMQYVVKNTNTNVVECKEAMTGEDYGYMIENIPGFMFWLGAESPYGLHHSKLNPNEDAIGVAISTIISYINFKAN from the coding sequence GTGTCAAATTTGATCAATCCCTTCATTCAGATAAGAAGAGACTTACATCAAATTCCGGAAAAGGGATTTCAGGAAACAAAAACGCAAGGATACTTGCTTCAATACATTCAGAATCTTCCCCAGGACCATATGGAAATAAAAATATGGGAGACTGGGATTTTTGTAAGAGTGAAGGGAACCAATTCTTCTAAAACCATCGGTTACAGAGCGGATATTGATGGCTTGCCAATCAACGAAGAGACAGAGTTATCTTTTCATTCGCTTCACGAGGGGATGATGCATGCATGCGGTCATGATATGCATATGAGTATAGCTCTAGGGATCCTGACGCATTATTCTCAACATCCCCCTAAAGATAACCTGCTTTTCATGTTTCAGCCAGCTGAAGAGGGCCCGGGTGGGGCTCTGCCCATGATTCAATCTGATATCTTCAAAGCATGGAAGCCTGATATGATTGTTGCTCTCCATATCGCTCCTGAATATCCGGTTGGGACGATCGCGACTAAACCAGGTTTACTATTTGCAAACACATCCGAATTATTCATTGATCTCAAAGGCCGGGGAGGTCATGCGGCTTACCCGCATCAAACAAATGATATGGTGGTTGCCGCGTGTTCATTAGTAACGCAATTACAGACTGTCATTGCACGAAATGTAGATCCGCTTGACAGCGCCGTAATAACTGTAGGGAAGATCACAGGCGGTACTGTACAAAATATCATAGCCGAACGTGCAAGACTGGAAGGTACCATACGTACACTTTCTGTTGAAAGCATGAAAAAGGTCAAGGAACGTATAGAAGCACTTGTCCATGGTGTAGAAGTCGGCTTTAACTGCGAAACATCCATCGACTATGGTAGCATGTACCATCAAGTGGATAATGATCATGCCCTGACAGAAGAGTTCATGCAGTATGTTGTGAAAAACACCAATACAAATGTGGTGGAATGTAAGGAGGCCATGACAGGCGAAGATTACGGGTACATGATTGAAAATATTCCCGGATTTATGTTCTGGCTTGGGGCAGAATCTCCATATGGATTGCATCATTCAAAACTTAATCCGAATGAAGATGCAATCGGTGTTGCCATCAGTACTATTATTTCCTACATTAATTTTAAAGCGAACTGA
- a CDS encoding YkuS family protein encodes MPKIGVEQSLTDVQEALQQKGYDVVQLTNENDAKGCDCCVVTGIDNNVMGISNSVTAGSVIEASGMTADQICQQVESRINH; translated from the coding sequence ATGCCAAAAATCGGTGTAGAACAATCCTTGACAGATGTTCAAGAAGCTTTGCAGCAAAAAGGCTACGATGTTGTTCAATTGACGAACGAAAACGATGCTAAGGGCTGTGACTGCTGTGTGGTAACAGGTATAGACAATAATGTAATGGGTATCTCCAATAGTGTCACGGCTGGTTCTGTAATTGAAGCCAGTGGAATGACAGCTGACCAGATTTGCCAACAGGTGGAAAGCAGAATCAACCATTAA